Proteins co-encoded in one Kutzneria chonburiensis genomic window:
- a CDS encoding discoidin domain-containing protein, producing MSKRSLRSLSLRLGSAGVALATLVGLALAAPDAAPSASAATGGRGATVPFTEYEAETAGTNGTVIGPNRAAGTLAGEASGRKAVTLSGNGRYVEFTLTAPANAVTLHYSVPDAGGGAAYTTPIAVYVNGAKNRDLTLTNKYSWYYGGYPFTNDPGAGNQHHLYDDVRTLFGSTLAAGTKVKFQLDAASVAVTLDTADFENVAGPTGQPAGSLSVTSYGADPSGAADSGSAFVTAIAAASSQGKVLYVPQGTYTVNQHLTVNNVTIQGAGQWYSVLHGNRVGVFGLGEPNSCGQGGNSGVSSNVKLYDFAIIGEVTERNDCDQVNAIGGALGGGSVVSGLFLQHVKVGLWLDGPFDGLTVSNNRILDVTADGLNLHDGISHVTVTNNFLRNTGDDGLAMWSEINADHDNTFSFNTVELPMLANNIAIYGGHDNSVTDNVVTDTQTQGGGIHVANRFNSVHVAGTTTLARNTTLRAGVLDPNWQFGVGAIWFDAQQGALDGTVNVTDSNLLDSSYEAIQTVEGSTVSNVHFSNITIDGTGTFVLQLQAGGSASFTNVTAAHVGASNPIYSCLGNSFTITQGSGNSGWYTATPYCGPWPAPVYTYPGGGEPPTTTTTTTTTTTTTTTTTPPSGNLALGKAMSASSYTQVYGPGNANDNNPSSYWESANNAFPQWLQVDLGSSTSVRRIVLTLPPSSAWGARTETLSVQGSADGGSFATVVGSAGYRFDPATGNTVTITVPATSQRFLRLNFTGNDGWPAGQVSEFQVYGS from the coding sequence ATGTCGAAGCGATCCCTGCGTTCCTTATCCCTGCGACTGGGTTCCGCCGGCGTGGCCCTGGCGACGCTGGTCGGCCTGGCCCTCGCGGCACCCGACGCGGCGCCATCGGCGTCGGCGGCGACCGGCGGCCGCGGCGCGACCGTGCCGTTCACCGAGTACGAGGCCGAGACGGCCGGCACCAACGGCACCGTGATCGGCCCCAACCGGGCCGCCGGCACGCTGGCCGGCGAAGCCTCCGGCCGCAAGGCGGTCACGCTGTCCGGCAACGGCCGGTACGTGGAGTTCACCCTCACCGCACCGGCCAACGCCGTGACCCTGCACTACTCCGTGCCCGACGCCGGCGGCGGCGCGGCGTACACGACACCGATCGCGGTCTACGTCAACGGGGCCAAGAACCGCGACCTGACCCTGACCAACAAGTACAGCTGGTACTACGGCGGCTACCCGTTCACCAACGACCCGGGCGCCGGCAACCAGCACCACCTCTACGACGACGTGCGGACCCTGTTCGGCAGCACGCTGGCCGCCGGCACCAAGGTCAAGTTCCAGCTCGACGCGGCCTCGGTCGCCGTCACGCTGGACACCGCCGACTTCGAGAACGTGGCCGGGCCGACCGGCCAGCCGGCGGGCTCGCTGTCGGTCACCTCGTACGGCGCCGACCCGAGCGGCGCGGCCGACTCCGGCAGCGCCTTCGTCACCGCCATCGCGGCGGCGTCGTCCCAGGGCAAGGTGCTGTACGTGCCGCAGGGCACGTACACGGTCAACCAGCACCTGACCGTCAACAACGTGACGATCCAGGGCGCCGGCCAGTGGTACTCGGTGTTGCACGGCAACCGGGTCGGCGTCTTCGGCCTCGGCGAGCCCAACAGCTGCGGCCAGGGCGGCAACTCCGGTGTCAGCAGTAACGTCAAGCTGTACGACTTCGCGATCATCGGCGAGGTCACCGAGCGCAACGACTGCGACCAGGTCAACGCCATCGGCGGCGCGCTCGGCGGCGGTTCCGTGGTCTCGGGTCTGTTCCTCCAGCACGTCAAGGTCGGGCTGTGGCTGGACGGGCCGTTCGACGGCCTGACCGTGTCCAACAACCGGATCCTGGACGTCACCGCCGACGGCCTCAACCTGCACGACGGCATCAGCCATGTCACCGTGACCAACAACTTCCTGCGCAACACCGGTGATGACGGCCTGGCCATGTGGTCGGAGATCAACGCCGACCACGACAACACGTTCTCGTTCAACACCGTCGAACTGCCCATGCTGGCCAACAACATCGCCATCTACGGCGGTCACGACAACAGCGTGACCGACAACGTGGTGACCGATACCCAGACCCAGGGCGGCGGCATCCACGTGGCCAACCGCTTCAACTCCGTGCATGTCGCCGGCACGACCACGTTGGCACGCAACACAACCCTGCGGGCCGGCGTGCTCGATCCCAACTGGCAGTTCGGCGTCGGCGCGATCTGGTTCGACGCCCAGCAGGGCGCGCTGGACGGCACGGTCAACGTCACCGACTCGAACCTGCTGGACAGCTCGTACGAGGCGATCCAGACCGTCGAGGGCTCGACGGTGAGCAACGTGCACTTCAGCAACATCACCATCGACGGCACCGGAACCTTCGTGCTGCAACTGCAGGCCGGCGGTTCGGCCAGCTTCACCAACGTCACCGCCGCGCATGTCGGCGCGTCCAACCCGATCTACAGCTGCCTCGGCAACAGTTTCACCATCACCCAGGGCAGCGGCAATTCCGGTTGGTACACCGCGACTCCGTACTGCGGACCGTGGCCAGCGCCGGTCTACACCTACCCCGGTGGCGGCGAGCCGCCCACCACGACGACCACCACCACGACCACCACGACGACGACCACGACCACCACCCCGCCGAGCGGAAACCTGGCTCTGGGCAAGGCGATGTCGGCCAGCAGCTACACCCAGGTCTACGGTCCCGGCAACGCCAACGACAACAACCCCAGCAGCTACTGGGAAAGCGCCAACAACGCCTTCCCGCAGTGGTTGCAGGTCGACCTCGGTTCGTCGACCTCGGTGCGGCGCATCGTGCTCACCCTGCCGCCGTCCAGCGCGTGGGGCGCTCGCACGGAAACCTTGTCCGTACAGGGTTCCGCCGACGGCGGTTCGTTCGCCACCGTGGTCGGCTCGGCCGGCTACCGGTTCGATCCGGCAACCGGCAACACCGTGACCATCACCGTGCCGGCCACGAGCCAGCGTTTCCTGCGGCTCAACTTCACCGGCAACGACGGCTGGCCCGCGGGCCAGGTATCCGAGTTCCAGGTCTACGGATCCTGA
- a CDS encoding enoyl-CoA hydratase-related protein, with protein sequence MASYQHILLDRAGATARITMNRPSRRNSLSEDHLRELLDAVRSVAASDATGLVLAAAGPVFSAGHDFGDVAARDLLGVRDLLAVCTSLMQALQAAPQVVIARVQGLATAAGCQLVASCDLAVAASSAGFALPGGHGGWFCHTPSVPVARAIGRKRLMEMALTGDPIDAATALEWGLVNRVVPDSELDSAVDELLARATRGSRASKALGKRTLYAQLDRPEADAYTLALEVMAAASQLDDAREGMAAFLEKRHPTWSS encoded by the coding sequence ATGGCCTCCTACCAGCACATCCTGCTCGACCGTGCCGGCGCGACGGCACGGATCACCATGAACCGCCCATCGCGGCGCAATTCACTGTCCGAAGACCACCTCCGTGAGCTGTTGGACGCCGTCCGCTCGGTGGCCGCCTCCGACGCCACCGGGCTCGTGCTGGCCGCCGCCGGGCCCGTGTTCTCCGCCGGCCACGACTTCGGCGACGTGGCCGCCCGTGACCTGCTCGGCGTGCGGGACCTGTTGGCGGTGTGCACGTCGTTGATGCAGGCCCTCCAGGCCGCCCCGCAGGTCGTGATCGCTCGCGTGCAGGGCTTGGCCACCGCTGCCGGTTGCCAGCTCGTCGCCTCGTGCGACCTGGCCGTGGCCGCTTCGTCGGCCGGCTTCGCCCTGCCCGGTGGGCACGGCGGCTGGTTCTGCCACACGCCGTCCGTGCCGGTCGCCCGCGCCATCGGCCGTAAGCGGCTAATGGAAATGGCCCTTACCGGAGACCCCATCGACGCCGCCACGGCGCTGGAGTGGGGTCTGGTCAACCGCGTCGTGCCCGACTCGGAGCTGGATTCCGCCGTCGACGAGCTGCTGGCCCGGGCGACGCGGGGGAGCCGTGCCTCCAAGGCCTTGGGCAAGCGGACCCTGTACGCCCAGCTCGACCGCCCCGAAGCCGATGCGTACACCCTGGCCTTGGAAGTCATGGCCGCCGCTTCGCAGTTGGACGACGCCCGCGAGGGCATGGCCGCCTTCCTAGAGAAGCGCCACCCCACCTGGTCCAGCTGA
- a CDS encoding ABC transporter permease, translating to MTAPLDVPGDAVQAEPEAVLAGMGKAIEGRSLRQIAWMRLRRDRVAMAGGVVVAILVVAAAVAFVLDRVFGLIPTTQFNQSLVDPDLQIPKGFFGGLSADHPLGVEPVNGRDLLARIFAGSWVSLLIAFLSTVVSVVIGTVLGVVAGFFGGWVDTLISRLMDVFLAFPLLLFSLALAGVVPDNAFGLSGDALRIVLLIFIIGFFNWSYIGRIIRGQTLSLREREFVDAARSLGARAPHILFRELLPNLAAPILVYSTLLIPTNVLFESALSYLGVGVRPPTPTWGGMLSDATQYYQIDPEFMLVPGIAIFITVLAFNLFGDGLRDALDPRAR from the coding sequence ATGACGGCGCCCTTGGACGTTCCGGGCGACGCGGTCCAGGCAGAGCCTGAGGCCGTGCTGGCCGGGATGGGCAAGGCGATCGAGGGCCGCTCGCTGCGGCAGATCGCCTGGATGCGACTGCGGCGGGACCGCGTCGCGATGGCCGGCGGTGTGGTCGTCGCGATCCTGGTCGTCGCCGCCGCGGTGGCGTTCGTCCTGGACCGGGTGTTCGGCCTCATCCCGACAACGCAGTTCAACCAGTCGCTGGTCGACCCCGATCTCCAGATCCCCAAGGGCTTCTTCGGCGGCCTGAGCGCGGACCACCCGCTGGGCGTCGAGCCGGTCAACGGCCGCGACCTGCTGGCCCGCATCTTCGCCGGGTCCTGGGTCTCGCTGCTGATCGCCTTCCTGTCCACCGTGGTCTCGGTGGTCATCGGCACCGTGCTCGGTGTGGTCGCCGGCTTCTTCGGCGGCTGGGTCGACACGCTGATCAGCCGGCTGATGGACGTCTTCCTGGCGTTCCCGCTGCTGCTGTTCTCGCTGGCGCTGGCCGGTGTGGTGCCGGACAACGCGTTCGGCCTTTCGGGCGACGCGCTGCGCATCGTCCTGCTGATCTTCATCATCGGCTTCTTCAACTGGTCGTACATCGGCCGGATCATCCGCGGCCAGACGCTGTCCCTGCGCGAGCGCGAGTTCGTCGACGCCGCGCGCAGCCTCGGCGCCCGGGCCCCGCACATCCTGTTCCGGGAGCTGCTGCCCAACCTGGCCGCGCCGATCCTGGTGTACTCCACGCTGCTGATCCCGACCAACGTGCTGTTCGAGTCGGCCCTGTCCTACCTCGGCGTCGGCGTTCGCCCGCCCACGCCGACCTGGGGCGGCATGCTGTCCGACGCGACGCAGTACTACCAGATCGACCCGGAGTTCATGCTCGTGCCGGGCATCGCCATCTTCATCACCGTGTTGGCGTTCAACCTGTTCGGTGACGGTCTGCGCGACGCGCTCGACCCACGTGCCCGCTAG
- a CDS encoding ABC transporter substrate-binding protein, with product MKRKRVMAAVAVASALAVGLTACGGGGGSSSNNTAGGASGFNAGADKVVNPSDTKGGVIRMANSGDWDSLDPGDTYYAYSWNFVRLYGRSLVTFQSAPGAEGAKLVPDLAESLGKPSDDGKTWTYKIRSGVKFEDGKTVTSKDVKYAVERSLDKTVFPNGPTYFNDYLDLGDYKTPYSDPTPDKLGLKAIETPDDSTIVFHLKTAFSGFDYFAMLPSTIPVEQAKDTGSKYKEHVVSTGPYMFKENNLGKNFTLVRNPQWDQKTDPVRKALPDEYDVALNVNADDIDNRLLAGSLDIDIAGSGVQAAAQGKILSDQTKKANADDPTVARLWYTSINGDVAPLDNIHCRKAVEYAADKTGYLAAYGGQTGGQIASNMMPPIIPGAESFDTYATPGNAGDVAKAKSELQACGKADGFETNISYRAERPKEKAAAEALQQSLGKAGIKLTIKPFPTGDYYKLYAGKPDYAKNNNLGLMITGWGADWPDGFGFLSQIVDSRVIRASGGNTNLSVKDPAVDALVDKALTTTDTSAREKVWVDVDKKVMDDAYTLPGLWSKGLLYRPPNLTNVFVSNGYQMYDYLALGAKK from the coding sequence ATGAAGAGAAAGCGGGTCATGGCGGCGGTCGCCGTCGCCTCCGCGCTCGCCGTGGGCCTGACCGCGTGTGGCGGCGGCGGGGGTTCGAGTTCGAACAACACCGCGGGCGGGGCCTCCGGGTTCAACGCCGGGGCCGACAAGGTGGTCAACCCCTCGGACACCAAGGGTGGCGTCATCAGGATGGCGAACTCGGGTGACTGGGACTCCCTGGACCCGGGCGACACGTACTACGCCTACTCCTGGAACTTCGTCCGCCTCTACGGCCGCTCCCTGGTGACGTTCCAGTCGGCGCCGGGCGCCGAGGGCGCGAAGCTCGTGCCGGACCTGGCCGAGTCGCTCGGCAAGCCCAGCGACGACGGCAAGACCTGGACGTACAAGATCCGCAGCGGCGTCAAGTTCGAGGACGGCAAGACCGTCACGTCCAAGGACGTCAAGTACGCGGTCGAGCGCTCGCTCGACAAGACCGTCTTTCCCAACGGTCCCACGTACTTCAACGACTACCTGGACCTGGGCGACTACAAGACGCCCTACAGCGACCCGACGCCGGACAAGCTCGGCCTGAAGGCCATCGAGACGCCGGACGACTCGACCATCGTGTTCCACCTGAAGACGGCCTTCTCCGGCTTCGACTACTTCGCGATGCTGCCCTCGACCATCCCGGTCGAGCAGGCCAAGGACACCGGCTCCAAGTACAAGGAGCACGTGGTCTCCACCGGCCCGTACATGTTCAAGGAAAACAACCTCGGCAAGAACTTCACGCTGGTCCGCAACCCGCAGTGGGACCAGAAGACGGACCCGGTGCGCAAGGCGCTGCCGGACGAGTACGACGTCGCGCTGAACGTGAATGCCGATGACATCGACAACCGCCTGCTCGCGGGCAGCCTCGACATCGACATCGCGGGCTCCGGCGTGCAGGCGGCGGCCCAGGGCAAGATCCTGAGCGACCAGACCAAGAAGGCCAACGCGGACGACCCGACGGTGGCCCGGCTCTGGTACACCTCGATCAACGGTGACGTGGCCCCGCTGGACAACATCCACTGCCGCAAGGCGGTCGAGTACGCCGCGGACAAGACCGGCTACCTGGCCGCGTACGGCGGCCAGACCGGCGGCCAGATCGCGTCCAACATGATGCCGCCGATCATCCCGGGCGCCGAGTCGTTCGACACCTACGCGACGCCGGGCAACGCCGGTGACGTGGCCAAGGCCAAGTCGGAACTGCAGGCCTGTGGCAAGGCCGACGGCTTCGAGACCAACATCTCCTACCGGGCCGAGCGTCCGAAGGAGAAGGCGGCCGCCGAGGCGCTGCAGCAGTCGCTGGGCAAGGCCGGCATCAAGCTGACCATCAAGCCGTTCCCGACCGGCGACTACTACAAGCTGTACGCCGGCAAGCCGGACTACGCCAAGAACAACAACCTCGGCCTGATGATCACCGGGTGGGGCGCCGACTGGCCGGACGGCTTCGGCTTCCTCAGCCAGATCGTCGACAGCCGGGTCATCCGGGCCTCGGGCGGCAACACCAACCTGTCGGTCAAGGACCCCGCCGTTGACGCGCTCGTCGACAAGGCGCTGACCACGACCGACACCTCGGCCCGTGAGAAGGTCTGGGTCGACGTGGACAAGAAGGTCATGGACGACGCCTACACCCTGCCCGGCCTCTGGTCCAAGGGCCTGCTCTACCGGCCGCCGAACCTGACCAACGTGTTCGTCAGCAACGGCTACCAGATGTACGACTACCTCGCCCTCGGCGCCAAGAAGTAA
- a CDS encoding ABC transporter permease translates to MFAYLIRRLLGAIVMLFIVSIAVFLIFFLLPRIGGATADDLASRYVGKTADAAQIHLMAQKLGFTDPLYVQYGRFLAGIFAGADYSTGPTTVHCPAPCLGYSFITQNPVLPDLLDRFPVTLSLAIGGAIVWLSFGVSAGVVSALRKGSLFDRTAMGIALAGVSLPIFFTGLLALNIFSYNLGWFPAGGSYTNFTDNPALWAYDLVLPWVTLAFLNAAAYARLTRAGMLETMGEDFIRTARAKGLPERTVVVRHGLRAALTPITTIFGLDIGILLGSSILTEHTYSLNGLGAYALQAITSNDLPKVLGVTILAATFVIVANLVVDILYVVIDPRVRI, encoded by the coding sequence GTGTTCGCATATCTGATTCGTCGCCTGCTCGGGGCGATCGTGATGCTGTTCATCGTCAGCATCGCGGTCTTCCTGATCTTCTTCCTGCTGCCCCGCATCGGTGGCGCGACCGCGGACGACCTGGCCTCGCGCTACGTCGGCAAGACCGCGGACGCGGCGCAGATCCACCTGATGGCGCAGAAACTCGGTTTCACCGACCCGCTGTACGTGCAGTACGGGCGGTTCCTGGCCGGCATCTTCGCCGGGGCCGACTACAGCACCGGTCCGACCACCGTGCACTGCCCGGCGCCGTGCCTCGGCTACTCGTTCATCACGCAGAACCCGGTGCTGCCGGACCTGCTCGACCGCTTCCCGGTGACGCTGTCGCTGGCCATCGGCGGCGCGATCGTGTGGCTGTCCTTCGGCGTCTCGGCCGGCGTGGTCTCCGCGCTGCGCAAGGGATCGCTGTTCGACCGGACGGCGATGGGCATCGCGCTGGCCGGCGTGTCGCTGCCGATCTTCTTCACCGGTCTGCTGGCGCTGAACATCTTCAGCTACAACCTCGGCTGGTTCCCGGCCGGCGGCAGCTACACCAACTTCACCGACAACCCGGCGTTGTGGGCGTACGACCTGGTGCTGCCGTGGGTGACGCTGGCCTTCCTCAACGCCGCCGCGTACGCCCGACTGACCAGGGCCGGCATGCTGGAGACGATGGGCGAGGACTTCATCCGCACCGCGCGGGCCAAGGGCCTGCCGGAGCGGACGGTGGTGGTCCGGCACGGCCTGCGGGCCGCGCTGACCCCGATCACCACCATCTTCGGCCTCGACATCGGCATCCTGCTGGGCAGCTCGATCCTGACCGAGCACACGTACTCGCTCAACGGCCTCGGCGCGTACGCGTTGCAGGCGATCACCAGCAACGACCTGCCGAAGGTGCTGGGCGTGACCATCCTGGCCGCCACCTTCGTCATCGTGGCCAACCTGGTGGTGGACATTCTGTACGTGGTCATCGACCCGAGGGTGCGTATCTAG
- a CDS encoding ABC transporter ATP-binding protein, whose translation MTELYEPPAQRSFLEVDDLRVHFNTDDGVVKSVDGLSFKLERGKTLGIVGESGSGKSVSSMALMGLQRYARAKMTGEIWLDGEELLSADDEHVRSLRGKKMAMIFQDPLSAMHPFYTVGAQIIEAYRIHHKVTKAVARKHAIEMLDRVGIPQPNSRVDDYPHQFSGGMRQRAMIAMALCCDPELLIADEPTTALDVTVQAQILDLIKDLQQEFGSAVIIITHDLGVVAELADDIMVMYAGRSVEQGSAREVFHSPQHPYTWGLLGSMPRLDRDRSERLLPIKGTPPSLINVPSGCAFHPRCAYKDIPGEVTTSQVPELVDIGNGHKVACHMTVDQRLRIWTNEIQPKL comes from the coding sequence GTGACCGAACTGTACGAGCCGCCCGCGCAGCGCAGCTTCCTCGAGGTCGACGACCTGCGGGTGCACTTCAACACCGACGACGGCGTGGTCAAGTCGGTCGACGGCCTGTCGTTCAAGCTGGAGCGCGGCAAGACGCTGGGCATCGTCGGCGAGTCCGGCTCCGGCAAGAGCGTGAGCAGCATGGCCCTGATGGGCCTGCAGCGCTACGCCAGGGCCAAGATGACCGGCGAGATCTGGCTGGACGGCGAGGAGCTGCTGTCGGCCGACGACGAGCACGTGCGCTCGTTGCGGGGCAAGAAGATGGCGATGATCTTCCAGGACCCGCTGTCGGCCATGCACCCGTTCTACACGGTCGGCGCGCAGATCATCGAGGCCTACCGGATCCACCACAAGGTGACCAAGGCGGTGGCCCGCAAGCACGCCATCGAGATGCTGGACCGGGTCGGCATCCCGCAGCCGAACTCGCGGGTCGACGACTACCCCCACCAGTTCTCCGGCGGCATGCGGCAGCGCGCGATGATCGCCATGGCGCTGTGCTGCGACCCGGAGCTGCTGATCGCCGACGAGCCGACGACCGCGCTGGACGTCACCGTGCAGGCCCAGATCCTGGACCTGATCAAGGACCTCCAGCAGGAGTTCGGCTCGGCCGTCATCATCATCACGCACGACCTCGGCGTGGTGGCCGAGCTGGCCGACGACATCATGGTGATGTACGCCGGGCGCTCGGTCGAGCAGGGCAGCGCGCGCGAGGTGTTCCACTCGCCGCAGCACCCCTACACCTGGGGCCTGCTCGGCTCGATGCCGCGGCTGGACCGGGACCGCTCCGAACGGCTGCTGCCGATCAAGGGCACGCCGCCCAGCCTGATCAACGTGCCCAGCGGCTGCGCCTTCCACCCGCGCTGCGCGTACAAGGACATCCCCGGCGAGGTCACCACGTCACAGGTGCCCGAACTGGTCGACATCGGCAACGGCCACAAGGTGGCCTGCCACATGACCGTCGACCAGCGGCTGCGGATCTGGACCAACGAGATCCAGCCGAAACTCTAG
- a CDS encoding ABC transporter ATP-binding protein encodes METTVDSLLAVSGLRKHFPIRRGLLRRQVGAVKAVDGLDFSVRTGETLSLVGESGCGKTTTGRLLTRLLEPTDGKIVFEGRDITHLSNSAMRPLRRDVQMIFQDPYSSLNPRHNVGTIIGAPFRLQKVSTPQGVKKAVQELLELVGLNPEHYNRYPHEFSGGQRQRIGIARTLALKPKLIVADEPVSALDVSIQAQVINLLEDLQSELDLTYVMIAHDLSVVRHVSDRVAVMYLGKIMEIADRNALYERPMHPYTVALLSAVPVPDPENKGKRERIRLVGDVPSPINPPPACRFHTRCWKAQDKCKTVEPPLVELAPGQQVACHFPENVPSSSDKATAAAE; translated from the coding sequence ATGGAGACCACTGTGGACAGTCTGTTGGCGGTTTCGGGGCTGCGCAAGCACTTCCCGATCCGGCGTGGACTGCTGCGCCGGCAGGTCGGCGCGGTCAAGGCCGTCGACGGGCTCGACTTCTCGGTGCGCACCGGCGAGACGCTGTCCCTGGTCGGCGAGTCCGGCTGCGGAAAGACCACCACCGGCCGGCTGCTGACCCGGCTGCTGGAGCCGACCGACGGCAAGATCGTCTTCGAGGGACGGGACATCACCCACCTGTCCAACTCGGCGATGCGGCCGCTGCGCCGCGACGTGCAGATGATCTTCCAGGACCCGTACTCGTCGCTCAACCCGCGGCACAACGTCGGCACCATCATCGGCGCGCCGTTCCGGCTGCAGAAGGTGTCGACGCCGCAGGGCGTGAAGAAGGCCGTGCAGGAGCTGCTGGAGCTGGTCGGGCTCAATCCCGAGCACTACAACCGCTACCCGCACGAGTTCTCCGGCGGCCAGCGCCAGCGCATCGGCATCGCGCGGACGCTGGCCCTCAAGCCCAAGCTGATCGTGGCCGACGAGCCGGTGTCCGCGCTGGACGTGTCCATCCAGGCCCAGGTGATCAACCTGCTCGAGGACCTGCAGAGCGAGCTGGACCTGACCTACGTGATGATCGCGCACGACCTGTCGGTGGTGCGGCACGTGTCCGACCGGGTCGCCGTGATGTACCTGGGCAAGATCATGGAGATCGCCGACCGGAACGCGCTGTACGAGCGGCCGATGCACCCGTACACGGTGGCGCTGCTGTCGGCGGTGCCGGTGCCGGACCCGGAGAACAAGGGCAAGCGGGAGCGCATCCGCCTGGTCGGCGACGTGCCCAGCCCGATCAACCCGCCGCCGGCCTGCCGCTTCCACACCCGGTGCTGGAAGGCCCAGGACAAGTGCAAGACGGTGGAGCCGCCGCTGGTCGAGCTGGCCCCGGGCCAGCAGGTCGCCTGCCACTTCCCGGAGAACGTGCCGTCCTCCTCGGACAAGGCCACCGCCGCCGCGGAGTAA
- a CDS encoding alpha/beta fold hydrolase codes for MSIKATITRTLAIGAALAVTAGLALAPSSSATSDVADNHGGPKPTVILVHGAFADASSWNGEITELERRGYPVIAAANPLRSVATDAAAIRGLIESVKGDVILVGHSYGGQVITNAALGEKNVKALVYVAAFLPEKGESALGLTNKFPGSTLAATIQTVALPDGNTDFYVKQDLFPKQFAADVPLPQAKLMAATQRPVTQAALTEASGDAAWHSIPSWSIIPTGDKNIPVQAQEWMAQRAHAHTVEIKGASHAVLVSQPHAVTAQIIAAATATTR; via the coding sequence ATGAGCATCAAGGCCACCATCACCCGCACCCTGGCCATCGGCGCCGCCCTGGCCGTCACCGCCGGTCTGGCCCTGGCGCCGTCCTCCTCGGCCACCTCGGACGTCGCCGACAACCACGGCGGCCCGAAGCCCACGGTGATCCTGGTGCACGGCGCCTTCGCCGACGCGTCCAGCTGGAACGGGGAGATCACCGAGCTGGAGCGCCGCGGCTACCCGGTCATCGCGGCGGCCAACCCGCTGCGCAGCGTCGCCACCGACGCCGCGGCCATCCGCGGTCTCATCGAGAGCGTCAAGGGCGACGTCATCCTGGTCGGCCACTCCTACGGCGGCCAGGTCATCACCAACGCCGCGCTGGGCGAGAAGAACGTCAAGGCCCTGGTCTACGTGGCCGCGTTCCTGCCGGAGAAGGGCGAGTCCGCGCTCGGCCTGACCAACAAGTTCCCCGGCAGCACGCTGGCCGCCACCATCCAGACGGTCGCGCTGCCCGACGGCAACACCGACTTCTACGTCAAGCAGGACCTGTTCCCCAAGCAGTTCGCCGCCGACGTGCCGCTGCCGCAGGCCAAGCTGATGGCCGCCACCCAGCGCCCGGTCACCCAGGCCGCGCTGACCGAGGCCTCGGGCGACGCCGCCTGGCACAGCATCCCGTCGTGGTCGATCATCCCGACCGGTGACAAGAACATCCCGGTGCAGGCCCAGGAGTGGATGGCGCAGCGGGCCCACGCCCACACCGTCGAGATCAAGGGCGCCTCGCACGCCGTCCTCGTCTCGCAGCCCCACGCCGTCACGGCCCAGATCATCGCCGCCGCCACCGCCACCACCCGCTGA